A stretch of the Sulfurimonas sp. HSL3-1 genome encodes the following:
- a CDS encoding NAD(P)/FAD-dependent oxidoreductase gives MARLVVLGGGVAGHTAATFAAKWLGKEHEVVVVTPNSKWNWIPSNIWVGVGEMTKDDVTFDLAPVYAKAGITYKQAKAVSINPEGDANSDKPFVTIEYTGQDKAGENEDVTFDYLVNATGPKLNFGATPGLGEGSEIGENTVSVCTADHAVHASEELNKIFEKAKAGEKQKILVGTGHGMCTCQGAAFEYIFNIEHEARKAGIRDNVEIKWISNESFLGDFGMGGLHMKVGGYVVSSRIFTESLFAERGVDYVIGAHVNNVEKGKVGYELLDGSTGEENFDFAMLIPPFAGVGLKAYNKAGEEITDTVFAPNGFMKVDADYTPKPYEEWKASDWPRTYQNPTYKNMFAAGIAFAPPHIISKPMKSPNGTVINPTPPRTGMPSGIMGKAVAHSVVDLMTRGENAHLHEASMAEMGAACVASAGKGWLNGQAAAMTVYPVVPDFDKYPGTGRDTDYTFGEIGLAGHWIKHILHYLFIYKAKLKPGWTLIPE, from the coding sequence ATGGCAAGATTAGTCGTACTCGGCGGCGGTGTTGCCGGCCATACGGCGGCAACATTCGCCGCAAAGTGGTTGGGTAAAGAGCATGAAGTCGTCGTTGTGACACCGAATTCCAAATGGAACTGGATTCCGTCGAACATCTGGGTAGGTGTCGGTGAGATGACAAAGGATGATGTCACTTTCGATCTGGCACCGGTGTATGCGAAAGCAGGTATCACCTATAAACAAGCGAAAGCGGTCTCAATCAATCCCGAGGGGGATGCGAATTCGGACAAGCCTTTTGTGACAATTGAGTATACCGGCCAGGATAAAGCCGGCGAGAATGAGGATGTCACTTTTGACTATCTGGTAAACGCCACGGGGCCGAAACTGAACTTCGGTGCGACTCCGGGTCTGGGCGAGGGCAGCGAGATCGGTGAGAACACCGTTTCCGTCTGTACCGCCGATCACGCCGTACACGCGAGCGAAGAACTGAACAAGATCTTTGAAAAAGCGAAAGCGGGCGAAAAGCAGAAGATCCTCGTCGGGACCGGGCACGGTATGTGTACCTGCCAGGGGGCGGCGTTCGAATATATCTTCAACATCGAACACGAAGCGCGCAAGGCGGGGATCCGCGACAACGTAGAGATCAAGTGGATCTCCAATGAATCGTTCCTCGGCGACTTCGGTATGGGCGGTCTGCATATGAAAGTCGGCGGCTACGTCGTCAGCTCCCGTATCTTTACCGAGTCTCTCTTTGCCGAACGCGGCGTCGATTATGTGATCGGTGCGCATGTCAACAACGTTGAAAAAGGCAAAGTCGGCTACGAACTGCTTGACGGTTCCACCGGCGAAGAGAATTTCGACTTCGCGATGCTGATCCCGCCGTTTGCGGGTGTCGGTCTCAAAGCCTACAACAAAGCGGGCGAAGAGATCACTGATACGGTCTTCGCACCGAACGGCTTCATGAAGGTTGACGCGGATTACACGCCGAAACCGTATGAAGAGTGGAAAGCGAGCGACTGGCCGCGTACCTACCAGAACCCGACGTACAAGAACATGTTCGCCGCCGGTATTGCGTTTGCGCCGCCGCATATCATCTCCAAACCGATGAAATCGCCCAACGGCACGGTGATCAACCCGACACCGCCGCGGACGGGTATGCCTTCGGGTATTATGGGCAAGGCCGTCGCGCACTCCGTCGTCGACCTGATGACGCGCGGCGAGAACGCGCATCTGCACGAAGCCTCCATGGCGGAAATGGGCGCGGCCTGTGTCGCGTCTGCCGGTAAAGGGTGGCTCAATGGCCAGGCGGCGGCAATGACCGTCTACCCGGTCGTTCCGGACTTCGACAAGTACCCGGGTACGGGCCGCGATACGGACTATACCTTCGGTGAGATCGGTCTGGCAGGACACTGGATCAAGCATATCCTGCACTACCTCTTTATCTACAAAGCGAAGCTCAAGCCGGGCTGGACGCTGATTCCGGAATAA
- a CDS encoding cytochrome C codes for MTTFGKLTTSALLGLGLLTSALHADAGKGQRLYQKKLKETCGMTGAVFAAKHTQMEWEEAKENGNLAEMMTEACPEGKNFFESDKFESKFKEHLYDFVHDFASDSGNIPSC; via the coding sequence ATGACAACTTTCGGAAAACTCACAACCTCCGCACTGCTGGGCCTTGGCCTCCTTACTTCTGCACTGCACGCCGATGCAGGAAAAGGCCAACGCCTCTATCAGAAAAAGCTCAAAGAGACCTGCGGTATGACCGGTGCCGTCTTCGCGGCAAAGCATACGCAGATGGAGTGGGAAGAGGCCAAAGAGAACGGCAATCTTGCCGAAATGATGACCGAAGCCTGTCCCGAAGGCAAAAACTTTTTTGAAAGCGACAAGTTCGAAAGCAAATTCAAAGAGCACCTCTACGATTTCGTACACGACTTTGCAAGCGACAGCGGCAACATCCCCTCTTGCTGA
- a CDS encoding DUF3373 family protein, with the protein MRKTLLSTAALTLFSSALLADDASMQAEIDALMQKVEKLEKQQKRTNKKLSQVNAQSANDNVKFGIDFRNAVDVIDYRNNESDTYATNPSLLSSRLYLTMGAAPMKGLTFQGKLAVYATWGSHLYVTDPALKDWAASSKASDTVMRVKEAYFVYSDELGGQPISVSVGRRPSTNGFLANYRENETDPGSPLAHITNMEVNGAMVRLDWGRFIDGAYTKFVFGRAHSGEMQDIYGDVSGARTPYALSGGDVNTTLEDTSVDFLVIPGNAYDDGQYQVMYQWAHIFNTKGRKLDGNIPKAASGTADLFSVGLKVTGIGEEISDFLDETTLFVSGAYTHYDAKSGYTLIGSSDGGVRSGSSLWAGVIIPDMLTERGRLGFEYNRGSKYWTPMTWAEDTAIGSKIAVRGSAYEAYWNFDLFGVKYLPSQIRYTYVQHDYTPNINCAGWVAPVETDITATDLRFAVSYRY; encoded by the coding sequence ATGCGAAAAACCCTCCTTTCGACTGCGGCACTGACGCTGTTCTCCAGCGCGCTTCTTGCCGATGATGCATCGATGCAGGCAGAGATCGACGCCCTGATGCAAAAAGTGGAAAAACTCGAGAAGCAGCAAAAGCGCACCAACAAGAAACTGAGCCAGGTCAATGCGCAGAGCGCCAACGACAACGTCAAGTTCGGCATCGACTTCAGAAATGCCGTCGACGTCATCGACTACCGCAACAATGAGAGCGACACCTATGCCACCAACCCCTCCTTGCTCTCCAGCCGCCTCTACCTCACCATGGGCGCGGCGCCGATGAAGGGATTGACCTTCCAGGGCAAACTCGCCGTCTATGCTACCTGGGGCAGCCATCTTTACGTGACCGACCCGGCACTGAAAGACTGGGCGGCCAGTTCGAAAGCCTCCGATACGGTCATGCGCGTCAAGGAAGCCTATTTTGTCTACTCCGACGAGCTCGGCGGACAGCCGATCAGCGTCTCGGTCGGCCGGCGCCCCTCCACCAACGGCTTCCTCGCCAACTACCGGGAGAACGAAACCGATCCCGGCTCCCCGCTCGCGCACATCACCAATATGGAAGTCAACGGGGCCATGGTCCGTCTCGACTGGGGCCGCTTCATCGACGGGGCCTATACCAAATTCGTCTTCGGCCGCGCGCACAGCGGCGAGATGCAGGACATCTACGGCGACGTATCGGGCGCGCGCACGCCCTATGCCTTGAGCGGCGGTGACGTCAATACGACGCTCGAAGACACCAGCGTCGACTTCCTCGTCATACCGGGGAATGCCTATGATGACGGGCAGTACCAGGTGATGTACCAGTGGGCGCACATCTTCAATACCAAAGGCCGCAAGCTCGACGGGAACATTCCCAAAGCGGCATCCGGGACGGCCGACCTCTTCTCCGTCGGTCTGAAGGTCACCGGCATCGGCGAAGAGATCAGCGACTTCCTGGATGAGACGACCCTCTTCGTTTCAGGCGCGTATACGCACTACGACGCCAAGAGCGGTTACACGCTCATAGGCTCTTCCGACGGCGGCGTGCGCAGCGGCAGCTCCCTCTGGGCCGGGGTCATCATCCCGGACATGCTCACCGAACGCGGCAGACTCGGGTTTGAATACAACCGGGGTTCAAAGTACTGGACGCCGATGACCTGGGCGGAAGATACGGCAATAGGCTCGAAAATCGCCGTGCGCGGCAGTGCCTATGAGGCGTACTGGAACTTCGACCTCTTCGGCGTCAAATACCTGCCGTCGCAGATCCGCTACACCTATGTGCAGCATGACTATACGCCCAATATCAACTGCGCCGGATGGGTAGCGCCCGTCGAAACGGACATTACGGCGACTGACCTGCGTTTTGCCGTCAGCTACCGATACTGA
- a CDS encoding FAD/NAD(P)-binding oxidoreductase yields the protein MKKRFNNPELKTPSVNLSRREALKLMGISPIAAGVLASAGSSSVTEARASGAKGKIVIVGGGAGGIMAMARLHRALSDPDITLIAPNEKHLYQPGQVFMAAGEYTYDDIVKENREFIPDDVNWIKDEVKTFDPDNNRVITRAGEEVFYDYLVVATGLQYHYEWIEGLGADMIGQNGISSVYLNDPEKGTADGGSLTWEWFNALKAAAKTGNPKVICTQPGTPIKCGGAPQKILYLSDDFLKRDGLSAEFTFATNGGSLFGVPEVNKTLVEEVQPRYGNITNKFGHNLVAIDAAGKVATFEHKYEVQGEYDEDLEEYDMITKVDRVEMPYDFIHIVPPMSAPDAVASSPLGWQKGSAKGWLEVDRYTLQHLRYPNVFGIGDVCGIPLGKTGGSARHHGPIMVANLLAQMEGKEPKEKFDGYTVCPLKTQYGKIILAEFDYDGAAPSFPLAVGEQRWAWWAFDLYMLKPMYWYLMMRGLM from the coding sequence ATGAAAAAACGGTTTAACAACCCGGAGCTGAAAACGCCTTCGGTCAACCTGTCGCGCCGCGAGGCGCTCAAACTGATGGGGATCTCCCCTATTGCCGCCGGGGTGCTCGCTTCCGCCGGAAGCAGCAGCGTCACCGAGGCCCGCGCCTCCGGCGCGAAGGGCAAAATCGTCATCGTCGGCGGGGGTGCGGGCGGCATCATGGCGATGGCGCGCCTGCACCGCGCCCTCTCCGATCCCGACATCACCCTGATCGCCCCGAACGAAAAACACCTCTACCAGCCGGGGCAGGTCTTCATGGCCGCGGGCGAATACACCTATGACGACATCGTCAAAGAGAACCGGGAGTTCATCCCCGACGACGTCAACTGGATCAAGGACGAGGTCAAAACCTTCGACCCGGACAATAACAGGGTCATCACCCGTGCCGGCGAGGAGGTCTTCTACGACTATCTCGTCGTCGCGACGGGCCTGCAGTACCATTATGAATGGATCGAGGGTCTCGGCGCCGACATGATCGGCCAGAACGGCATCTCCAGCGTCTACCTGAACGACCCGGAAAAGGGGACGGCAGACGGCGGCTCCCTCACCTGGGAGTGGTTCAACGCCCTCAAAGCCGCGGCCAAAACGGGCAATCCGAAGGTCATCTGCACCCAGCCGGGCACCCCGATCAAGTGCGGCGGCGCCCCGCAGAAGATCCTCTACCTCAGCGACGACTTCCTCAAGCGCGACGGTCTCAGCGCGGAGTTCACCTTTGCGACAAACGGCGGCAGCCTCTTCGGGGTGCCGGAAGTGAACAAGACACTGGTCGAAGAGGTGCAGCCGCGCTACGGCAACATCACGAACAAATTCGGCCACAACCTCGTCGCCATCGATGCCGCCGGCAAAGTCGCGACCTTCGAACACAAGTACGAGGTCCAGGGCGAGTACGACGAGGACCTCGAAGAGTACGACATGATCACCAAGGTCGACCGCGTGGAAATGCCCTATGATTTTATCCATATCGTCCCGCCGATGAGCGCGCCGGACGCCGTCGCCTCCTCGCCGCTGGGGTGGCAGAAAGGCTCCGCCAAAGGGTGGCTCGAAGTCGACCGCTACACCCTGCAGCACCTGCGCTACCCCAATGTCTTCGGCATCGGGGACGTCTGCGGCATCCCGCTGGGCAAAACAGGCGGGAGTGCGCGCCACCACGGGCCGATCATGGTCGCCAACCTCCTGGCGCAGATGGAAGGCAAGGAACCCAAAGAGAAGTTTGACGGCTATACCGTCTGTCCCCTCAAAACGCAGTATGGTAAAATCATCCTGGCCGAGTTCGACTACGACGGCGCCGCGCCCTCCTTCCCGCTCGCCGTCGGCGAGCAGCGCTGGGCGTGGTGGGCCTTTGACCTGTACATGCTCAAACCGATGTACTGGTACCTGATGATGCGGGGGCTGATGTAG